The Pirellulimonas nuda genome includes a region encoding these proteins:
- the pstC gene encoding phosphate ABC transporter permease subunit PstC: MSSQAATVNRDPGSIANPSGRRLESLISFALWGCAAVSVFTTIGIVVVLLTESLQFFREVSLIEFLTGTKWTPLFKPAHFGILPLLCGTMLVTVGAVLVAGPIGLGTAIYLSEYASPGVRNSIKPVLEVLAGIPSVVYGVVAVTTVTPALRSGVQAINAAFGTEVKVDVFNAASASIVVGFMILPLIVSLSEDVLRSVPRALREAAYALGATKFDVTARVVTPAALSGIVAAFLLAISRAIGETMAVTLAAGASPTLTLNPLVSVQTMTAYIVNITSGDTPTGTLEYRTVFAVGLTLFLITMLINVAAQGVLSRMREKYD; the protein is encoded by the coding sequence TTGAGCAGCCAAGCCGCTACCGTCAACCGCGATCCGGGCTCGATCGCCAACCCGTCAGGGAGGCGGCTCGAGTCGTTGATTTCCTTTGCGCTTTGGGGCTGTGCGGCGGTGTCTGTGTTCACCACCATCGGCATCGTCGTGGTGCTGCTGACCGAGTCGCTGCAGTTCTTCCGCGAGGTCTCCTTGATTGAGTTCCTCACCGGGACCAAGTGGACCCCGCTGTTCAAGCCGGCCCACTTCGGCATCCTGCCCCTGCTGTGCGGCACCATGCTGGTGACGGTCGGCGCCGTGCTGGTGGCGGGGCCGATCGGCCTGGGGACGGCCATCTACCTGAGCGAGTACGCCTCGCCCGGGGTGCGCAACTCCATCAAGCCGGTGCTGGAAGTCCTGGCGGGCATCCCCTCGGTCGTGTACGGCGTGGTCGCGGTGACCACGGTCACGCCGGCGCTGCGGTCGGGCGTGCAGGCGATCAACGCCGCGTTTGGGACCGAGGTCAAGGTCGACGTGTTCAACGCCGCCTCGGCGAGCATCGTGGTGGGGTTCATGATCTTGCCGCTGATTGTCTCGCTCAGCGAAGACGTGCTGCGCTCGGTGCCGCGCGCCCTGCGTGAGGCCGCCTACGCGCTGGGCGCCACCAAGTTTGACGTCACGGCCCGCGTGGTGACCCCCGCGGCGCTGTCGGGCATCGTGGCGGCGTTCTTGCTGGCCATCTCGCGGGCCATCGGCGAGACCATGGCGGTCACGCTGGCCGCGGGCGCCAGCCCCACGCTCACGCTGAACCCGCTGGTGAGCGTGCAGACGATGACCGCCTACATCGTGAACATCACCTCGGGCGACACGCCCACCGGCACGCTGGAGTACCGCACGGTGTTTGCGGTGGGTCTGACGCTGTTCCTGATTACGATGTTGATCAACGTGGCTGCGCAGGGGGTGCTCAGCCGGATGCGAGAGAAGTACGACTGA
- a CDS encoding PstS family phosphate ABC transporter substrate-binding protein, whose protein sequence is MHRSPRLPLLGGTLVLLSLGCQPAVKNEVAIDGSSTVYLISEAVCEEFAGANPDVEVSVGSHGTGGGMKKFSAGELDICDASREMKPSEAQLCEEAGIESIRLSVAYDGIAVVVNPENDWCDSLTVEQLKELWRPESPIKNWSDLDKSWPDEPIKLYGPGTDSGTFEYFTEVVVGEAGASRSDYSPNEDDNMLVTGVAGDKYSLGYFGFAYYAENEERLKLLGIDSGSGPVKPSLETVRSNAYAPLSRPLFIYVKKQSLSRPEVAKFVSYYAENAARLSQEVGYVPAPEATHAENLAAIKAALADKPQTTP, encoded by the coding sequence GTGCACCGATCCCCACGACTCCCTCTGCTAGGCGGCACCCTCGTGCTGTTGAGCCTCGGCTGCCAGCCGGCCGTGAAGAACGAGGTGGCCATCGATGGCTCTAGCACCGTGTACCTGATCAGCGAAGCGGTCTGCGAAGAGTTCGCCGGCGCCAACCCAGACGTCGAGGTGAGCGTCGGGAGCCACGGCACCGGCGGCGGTATGAAGAAGTTCTCGGCCGGCGAGCTCGACATCTGCGACGCCTCGCGAGAGATGAAGCCCTCCGAGGCCCAGCTCTGCGAGGAGGCCGGCATCGAGTCTATCCGCCTGTCGGTGGCGTACGACGGCATTGCGGTGGTGGTGAACCCCGAGAACGATTGGTGCGACTCGCTCACCGTCGAGCAGCTCAAGGAGCTGTGGCGGCCCGAGAGCCCCATCAAGAACTGGAGCGACCTGGACAAGAGCTGGCCCGACGAGCCGATCAAGCTGTACGGCCCCGGGACCGACTCGGGCACCTTTGAGTACTTCACCGAAGTGGTTGTGGGCGAAGCGGGCGCCAGCCGCAGCGACTACTCCCCCAACGAAGACGACAACATGCTGGTCACGGGGGTCGCGGGCGACAAGTACTCCCTGGGCTACTTCGGCTTCGCCTACTACGCCGAGAATGAGGAGCGCCTGAAGCTGCTGGGGATCGACTCGGGGTCCGGGCCGGTAAAGCCCTCGCTGGAGACGGTCCGGTCGAACGCGTACGCCCCGCTGTCGCGTCCCTTGTTCATCTACGTGAAGAAGCAGTCGCTTAGCCGGCCCGAGGTGGCCAAGTTCGTCAGCTACTACGCCGAGAACGCCGCCAGGCTTTCACAAGAGGTGGGCTACGTCCCCGCACCCGAGGCGACGCACGCCGAGAACCTGGCCGCGATCAAGGCGGCCCTCGCCGACAAGCCCCAAACGACCCCCTGA